The genomic stretch ACAATTCTCGACCTTTAAATATTACGATATGTTAAAAAGACGCATTTTTTATtaagcatttaaaaaatatttcggcATGATCGCTCTCAAAGACAGGAAGGCGATGTTTGTAGATCTATATTATATCTGTTTGTCATTTTAAGAGTACGACGGTACAACGATACATATTCTAGTAGATATAAAGCTTGCATAGATTTCCGATAATCCCATGCGCTTTTATAAACAATTCAGTTAATAGCTCATTTTTGACGTTTTAATCTTTATTCATTTGTTATTTAATAACAAATCACAActaaattatcaataaaaaagCATAATAGCAAGATTTCCACTAAAACAGAATTCATTAAATTGCTTAAATAAAATTACTGAGGGAAAAGatttaaaattgtatttgtaATTGAAACGTGTTGCGACTATATTTCATACATTGATCTAAAATAAGCAAAACGTATTCAAATTTAGAAACTGCAACAAAATAATCAAtctagataaaaaaaattataatgaatgGTTAGTTCATATTAAGATAACACTTTTATAACTCATTTTAAGGATCTATAGACAGCCTGCTAAATTCGACGACTGGACATATAGAACATAGAACATAGATCTATAGGGAACATAGAGAACATAGATCTATAGGGAACATAGGGAACATAGATCTATAGGAAACATAGGGAACATAGATCTATAGGGAACAGAGGGAACATAGATCCATAGGGAACATAGATCTATAAGGAACATAGAGAACATAGATCTATAGGGAACATAGATCCATAGGGAACATAGATCTATAGGGAAAATAGGGAACATAGATCTATAGGGAACATAGATCTATAGGGAACATAGATCAATAGGGAACACAGATCTATAGGGAACATAGTGAACATAGATCTACAGGGAACATAGAGAACATAGGGAACATAGAGAACATAGATCTATAGGGAACTAAGAACATAGATCTATAGGAAACATAGATCTATAGGGAACATAGATCTATAGGGAACATAGATCAAAAGGGAACATAGGGAACATAGATCTATAGGGAACATAGATCAGTAGGGAACATAGATCAAATGGAAACATAGAGAACATAGATCTATAGGGAACATAGATCAATAGGGAACATAGATCTTTAGGGAACATAGATCTATAGGGAACATAGACCAATAGGGAACATAGATCTTTAGGGAATATAGGGAACTAAGAACATAGATCTACAGGGAACTAAGAACATAGATCTACAGGGAACATAGGGAACATAGATCTATAGGGAACATAGAGAACATAGATCTATTAATCAAACTGCTTCaataaaagacagaaaaaaatacagatgATTTTAAGGAGACGTCAcgactgagatagtttagcattattacaatacacagtcggtattgaaattgtgtttccaatacatgtgctaattagataaatcctcaatatctatgtgaaaacaagggatgtgttttgtatgattgcaacactgtgagttgctctaattactgacaaatgactgaaacaataggaattcgtacgagagatggatagacaaaacaacagtgaggtaacaatatattcttttattgtttaaatgtatgagttgtaagctacaataaagaatacccattttatgaaaatcaatctggaagttagaaataacagaaaaaaattaattaggtcatgagtcatgatatacctgtcaaaatttgtcattagttttcgcgagctgtcaaacttatttttatctctctattctgcaaatgcattgtttttgaaagtatcttggacggatattgtaatgTGCAACTTACTTtatattccacattaatatttgtgcttgaaattgctttgttgagctcactgacgtcacatatgaatgtctattgttttagtttattgtctgttataaaggtatcaaatctcagTATTAAggtataagaattgttcctttctggtagacaaaggaaactatttggttgaatcatgatataacggtttttggaaagaactgaatattctttggttttttgttattcaccggaaattaaaaaagtgacatcaccttaacaGATGATAAATAAAGGACATTTCTCATATAACCAAGACATATTTCATATATAACATCTGGCAAACTATTTCAGTCTTTAGTGTTATAAAATCTTATCAACAACTCACTCCACCCAAACCTACCCAccctttatttattgtaaaagatTTCTAATACATGCATTGTAATCCGAACAGTATTGTTTATCTTAGGTCTAACAAGACAATCACTGTGCACGTAATTACTACTCCCGCACGaaaatttaaacgacagcatgtgaTTGTTATGGTtgtcatgcatcgttgaactcaaaagaagttaagtgcatactgtaatgttatacacaaatattttctgtattgaaacgttttaaggtttaggagtatatcaccaaaacacagaaatattttataaacgaataacatcgttaccaatattttacttaaccattacatgttctgccgtactgtcccgtactgaaaatattctgaaaaagttgtccccctttgaaaatgaacgccatttgtaaagaaataaaaataaacaattgctgaaaactgtgttccacttaattatgtaaaatttcaacactcgcatgcgattgcaaatgaatcaaaactaacatgtgtaacagttctttgaaaatggtgagtttttgaaggcgtttgactgcccggaagtgggtcccatttaggaagtctttttttcggaattcaatgtttattttagtatactgacacttgttttgttgtttttgtaatgatagcgtgtatattacttatattactctacaaaacaagtgtcagtatactgatataagcatggaattccgaaaaaagaactgtttaaacaggccccacttccagacagtcaaacgcttttaaaaactcaccattttcaaggagctgttacacatgtttgttttgatgcatttgtaatagcgtgcgagtgttgaaatttcacataactaggtggaacacagttttcagcaattgtttatttttatttctttacaaatggcattcattttcaaagggggacaactttttcagaatattttcagtacgtgacagtacggcagaacatgtaatggtcaggtaaaatattggtaacgatgttgttcatttataaaatatttctgtgttttggtgatatactcctaaaccttaatgaaaaaaaaaatcttaattatcaaacatgttatcgtttgtgTTATCGTACGGGATTTATACCTCTTATTCACCAGTTGTTGCTCACCAGGTCAACTCGTAAGTTTTTTCCGAAAACTACGATATAAGCCATTACTGAGGAAAAAGATgggtttttatgcaaaaaaaaaaaaaaaaaaataataaaaaaataaaataaaagcattgaTCCCCAGAtcataaagattattttttaaaatatcaggaaattattggtacatttcttaagaaggctttgaaacttagttactgacagactatgtgttacggaaacacatgagaattattattattattattatattattttataccagatttatatagcgcccttttcatgataaacacgttcataaggcgctttacagcaactgcagcaaCAGGGCGCGAAATCTCCTCTTTACagcacagagcgatctgaccagagggacagatgTGAACAAAGCCCCACAGAGGattagaaatcagatacaggcttgtccggctaacttagcctagctcgttgcgatagacatctggttctttaacgtgccagtGTATAGcatgatacacgcaaggattgcctgggttcctgaccagtacacctctagctgggtgggaaacactgaaaagcgtttctgaaaattcccgagtagctgccggggatcgaaccccgacctcaggattggaaggccagtgtgcaaaccactgagctatccgaattagttgtttttaatattttttcattcgAAGAGGAAACGCGTTACAAACGGGGTAGTGGAGGTAAACTGCCATAGTTATAAAGCTTTATGTTTAACGGTCGTTATGTACGACTTTCTCCCAGGAGTATTGATGAAAAAGGTAGGAAAGTTTTTGTTGCCaaggcggtccgggttcgattcccggctcgGAACGGTTTCGACTCCAGACGCGCACATACTTTCTTGATTtcgcatttttaagatagtttagaaataaaaactcgTGTTCTAATGTATTATTAATCGAATgatgacaaaacttcaatttcAAAGGAAAATCATTTTAAGCAAAAGTCAGTTCGAAGCCATTTTGAAGAAAGCTTGACTTAGATTAACGTTTTTCAAACGTACAAACAAGGACGCACATGTTTGAGTCACTCACCTGTCAATCCCACGTTACACTCACAAAACATGACGTCATATCTTTCATTACAAGTAGAGTTACTCGGACACAAATGACCATGTGTAGTACAGCTTTTAGCCATGCCAGAAAAAGTGGCGTCATTGTCAGTGTTCTTGTAAGTGGAGCCAGAGTCAACCAGGGTATGAGGTTCGGGATAGTCAATATGAGTAGAAGTCTCCTGTATAGTTGGTGTTCTTTGTCCCGTTGTAGCCGATGACTCATCTCCAAATCCTGTGTTTGTTGTTTCGCTTGTTCAATCTTGTATACCATTGATTGTTGTATCTGGAAATCTTTCGGTAGTAGTGTTTTGAAAACCGTAGCCCGTTGAGGTTTGAAAACCATCACTACCTCTGTCTCCAACACCACCGCTCGATGTGTCTGAAAAACTATCGCTCATTTTATCTCGAAAGACCTCGCTCGTTACATCTTGAAAATCATAGTTCATTGTCTTTTGAAAACCATCGCTCGTTGTGTCTTGAAAACCGCCGCTCGTTGTGGCTTTGAAACCATCGCTTGTTGTGTCTTGAAAATCATTGCTCGTTGTATCTCGGAAACCATCGCTTGTTGTGTCTTGAAAATCATTGCTCGTTGTGTCTCGGAAACCATCGCGAGTTGTATCTTGAAAATCATCGCTCGTTTTATCGCCAATACCATCCATATTTGGATATTCATAATCATAATTTGAATCGCCTTCGGTTGTGTCTCCATATGTCATGTCATCTTTGCTTGGGTTCCCAGAACCAGTTTTGCCTTCTTGAAAACCGTAGTTCGGTCTGTCACCAAGACCAGACCCCATATTGCCTTTGTTCGATTCAAAACCATTGTTGTCTGGGTTGTTAACACCGCCTTGGTTTCGGTTTCCAGAACTCAAATGGCCTTCGTAATTATCCCCGTAGTTTTCGTATAAAAGCCTGTCATGACCATTCATTTCGTTTTTATTGTCAGAATTGGATGGGCGACGAATACTTTGCCCATTTACAAAATGGAAGTGCATCTGATCTAGAATTGAAGATTTTTTCATGTAATTCGGTGCATATGtttttctaaatacatatatttgttttgtaacaaTGTTTACTATTTTATCAACGTATTTCATCCATCGGTGGTTGTAGAGGACAAATCAAAATTTGTCTTATTTCATTAACAAAAAGCTAACAGACCTGTCCGACGacataaatattattattgtttgtGTTAACTAAGGAACCGGTAACTGTTTCTTCTAtgagtaaaaatatgaaatatatgtctTCATTTCTACGAATATTTACCAACCACTCACATATAAatgtaagcataaaatatatgaattatgaaataaattattgcCATATAATCATAATATTTATGTTAAAGAGTAACATATTGTGTTTTATACTTTTTAGCAAatctttgtaaatataaaaataatatgtacCTGCGATTAAAATGGCGGCAATTATTCTTAACATTGTCGTGTAGTAGTATTCCAGCATAGTTTTCGCAGCTTGATTTTAGTAAGTCATCTACTATTTACCTGATCAGTACACTGCCAGATATTACTGGTCCAGAATATGTTATCAAAGCAGAGAAACTCTCCCTAAGTCGCTTACCTGAAGAACGAAGCGatgttcaaaatatttgcaaaacgttttttcttttttcttttttctttttttaaataagcgTGAAATTATTAACATATAATAGTCAAGGTTGATATCTTGAACATAATACAATATGTGACGTTGTGACGTTAATAGCAAACTTTTAAAAGCAACGAATCCGTAAAGACACTCGGatatttccgtgtgattacgtatctTCGATAGACAATTCGGTATTTTCGtcggttttctaaaaaaaaacggAGGATGGTAAAATTGCTTTCGCAAAATGCGAAATTAGCCGACAGTCAATACAGACATGTGACTTGATTTGGGAATGAACCGCACACTTGGCCAATTACTGTTATTAAATCCattattatttatgtaacaaataatcaagacggcttcaagttatttatcgtctgatttaacacggttcagagttcagatctTGAAGTTAACTCGAGTGGTTAAATACCGAAGCACCTGAACGATAAACCGCaataaattagacgacaaatcacaagaaggcctgaTTCTTTTTATTCTGACATGCTCCTTAAAACTAAGAACTAATAAGTTCCAAAACGTcttttatcgtagaataacccgaggtttaaattgagttcttatgcgtaagattATATCACGAatgccgtaggcctgagtgatttattgtttcgcataagaacgaaaaactcgggttattctacgataaattacacttgggaacttgttattccgattctaacaagacatactagtacaaacagtgttagaaaaactggtaactactttttactaccgtgctacgcacctggatcggatgacgtcattgcacgcgggtggtttattgcagaataatgCTCTACATGTATGATTTTtgatctacatgtatgtaggttatttgctggtcgtgttagaatatgttaataaatattgtgctggacttcatttacccgaagagtaattgacgtcataatggtctCTTACCTGTCCGCGCAACCGTTGCTTATCGCTTTGTTTAACTGGAAGTCGAATCGAGCCGTGTTAGAATGGTCGGTTTACGTTGACCAAAGATGAAACTAGATTaacaataaagataaatattatatttagaacATGTTTTGATAATACTTAATgttaaaagtcattttaaagAACAGGTTGTTACAATACGGCTTTTAACtggattattttacaaaaatatatttcttacaaacacacattttaaaaagtttgtttttttagttGAGTTTTAccgtcgcaccgatacaattataggacatatggcgactttccagctttaatagcggaggaagactccaggtgcccctctgtgcattatttcatcacgagtggacacctgggtagagccaccgactttccgtaatccagctggatagcttcctcacgataaagaatttaacgccccgagtgaggcccaaacccacatcgatgagaggcaagtggtttgaagccggagaccttaaccactcggccatggtgGTCCCGCATGTTTAGTAAAATATTGCAgtctttaatattataataaaactatttcatgattttttttatttgatttggtataatattatatacttaACAAAACAGCAAACCCATAGTATGTTATTTCTCCAATATCTCAAATAttactgaat from Mercenaria mercenaria strain notata chromosome 16, MADL_Memer_1, whole genome shotgun sequence encodes the following:
- the LOC128549252 gene encoding uncharacterized PPE family protein PPE16-like — translated: MNGHDRLLYENYGDNYEGHLSSGNRNQGGVNNPDNNGFESNKGNMGSGLGDRPNYGFQEGKTGSGNPSKDDMTYGDTTEGDSNYDYEYPNMDGIGDKTSDDFQDTTRDGFRDTTSNDFQDTTSDGFRDTTSNDFQDTTSDGFKATTSGGFQDTTSDGFQKTMNYDFQDVTSEVFRDKMSDSFSDTSSGGVGDRGSDGFQTSTGYGFQNTTTERFPDTTINGIQD